AAAGCCAGGAGCGCACCCCTGGCCCTAATAGGAGTAAATTATGGCAATATCCTTGGGGGGACAATGCCAGATGAATATTGCCAGAACTCCATAGACACGAGACAACATAGGTTTGTTCATGCCCATATAAAGCTGGCTATATTCTTGAGAAATAATACCAGATGAATATCACAATAATTAATAGATATGCAACAATCCCTGTAATCTCTATCAGGGCTAACAATTGTGGATAATATCTATAAATAAAGGGAACAAAGCTGACTTTGCTATTTATACCTCGCCTGTTAATTATCTATGAAAGCTTTGTCAATTAGCCTTTGACTGAATTAGAGATTTAAGAAATCAGTTGAAACCGTGAGTGTCTAACAACACTCTTTTTAAGGGATAAGTAGGTGTTAATCCTGCGTAGGGGGTATTGCTAACTGCTCTTGAATATCAGTTTTAAAATGAATGGTGAATCTAAATAATTTAATATTGATTCAATTGTTAGAAATGTTGCACTGCAACGTTTCTAAAATGGTCTATATTATTTAGATTGAATGCTTAAGAACGCGATTTGAAAAGCAAATTCGAGGATTTGCTTGGTGGGGCGATCGCCTAATCGCAGCTTGCCTGTTAATCCTGTTACGGCTTGAGTGTATTTACAGTGCTTAAGGATACGCTTACACTTAGCAAAAAATCTTCCTCAAGGCAGAGCCTATCAGTATTAACTTCTGTAGATGAAATCAGAATAAAATCCCTATAATAAATTTCATAAATTTGCGCTAATATAATGTTACATAAAAAGCCTTTAGCTTATGATCTAACTGGAGACAAAATGCTAATATCTTATTTGAAAAATTATGCTTCTCTATTTAACCAGTTTCTCCATCCAACGGATGGTTTTAGCTTAAATTGACAAGTAATAAAGTATAAAAAAACTCATTATAGTAAAAATACACGGTTAATAAATTGGCGGTTAAAATACAAAGGCTTATTCTCAATCTGGCTTAGTTCATTAAAACAGAGGTGTTGATGAAATCTACAGAAAGACTACCTAAACCACCAAAACAATCTCAGCTACAATCGCACGACGAAAGTCCAAAATCTGACTCTACTATTGTTGGCGATAATATTGTTAGCGATGAGTCTCAATCTCAAGCCTCAACTGAGCATCAGTCTGACCCCGCCCCTATTAGTAATGAGACGATTTCAGCACGCCCAGTTGAGCCACAGCAGCCCACTAGACCTAATAATCAAGAGTTGGAGCAAAAGCCAAAAATTAGGCTACAACAATCAAATGAACGTCACTCTGACTATAAAGAATCACCGCCCGACCATTTTCAGCACATTAAGTTTTTAGATTGTGACAAACCAGTGAACCGTATTTTATTTGAGTGCTGGCACTGTAAACAGGGAATAATAAGTGAGTACACTGGTGAGCCTGCGATGGGTGAATTCAAGGGACGCCCATCAGTAATTCTGGTTAAAGTTAAATGCCCCGCTTGTGAGCAAACTGCTATCAGACTGAGTGCAAAGAAAGTAATTTCGACAACAGCAATTCCTTCACCTTGGGGTTTGTAATAACCGAAGTTTTTTGATGCATCGCCTTTGAAGTTCTGAGCGCCTAAAGTCGGCGCTCATCCCGCTACCAAATCAATAGATTGTGGCGGGAGACTTAACGCCAAGCTAGTTAAATTTTTATCCTAAAACCGCACCTTGTACAAGTCAAATAATTCTCCAGATTGCCGCCCAATTACTTTAGCACCAGCAGCTTTAATTATTTTTTCCCACTCAGCTAGAGGTTCTAAAAACACCTCAGCACCTAAATAGGTTTCTAAAACTGCCCAATCCTCCGCTAAAGGCTGTTCTGGATTGAGAATGTCAAACACAAACAGACCATCTGGTTTCAACACTCGTTTGACCTCTGTTAACACAGCAGCCCAATATTCAAGTGGAAAATAGCAGCTAAATCCTGTGGCGATCGCTAAATCAAATTGCTCATTAGAGTAGTTTAAGTGGTGAGCTGGGCCTAACTCGACACCTTTAAACAATTTTGAGTTCAGCTGCGAACCACGAGAATTGAGAGTATCCCGTGCGAAATTACTCACTTCTTGCCCATAAAAAAATGCTTGCCAATCTCGCCAAGGATAGATTAAAAAGCTGACACCGCAGCCAATGTCCAAACAATGCTGATTCTTTTGAGGTTGAGCAATTTCCCAGAAAGGAGAAGCAATTTTTGCTGCTAATATGCCAGCAACCCACTCCCGATATATTGGCATCGCTTGTACTTCTGCTGGGAGTTCAAAAGTTTGATTTTGATACTGTTGATTAAAGCGATATGCTACTTGTGCAACTCTTTCCTGCCATTTGTCTGAAAGATAGTTATTGCTTGTGTACGGATTGTTTGAGGCAAATGGACGGCTTTGGAACGGCTTTTTAGACATTAGGTCTGTACTGCTCCTGAAGAACTTCGTCAAGTTATAGTGTAGACAAAGTATTGATGAAGTCGTGGAGCATTGGGGAGCTAGTTCCATGCGGGGGTTTTCCCCATTGAGGAAACTGGCGTCATTGGTTCAGTAGTTATTCTCCTTCTCTCTCACTCTCCCCTGCCCCCACCTGTGTCACAATAAAGAACTGTAATAAGAAAAATATTGTTAAGGTAATTTAGTGAGTCCAACTGCTCAATCTACGGCAAGTGCGCGTCGCGTGGTATTTCCTTTTACGGCAATTGTAGGCCAGGAAGAAATGAAACTGGCGTTATTGTTGAACGTGATTGATCCCAAAATCGGTGGTGTCATGATTATGGGCGATCGCGGCACTGGTAAATCCACAACTATCCGGGCGCTGGCGGATCTACTGCCAGAAATCTCCGTGGTTGCCAATGACCCGTTCAACAGTGACCCCAGCGACCCTGACTTGATGAGCGATGAAGTCCGCCAGCAGTTAGAACAAGGGGCGGAAATTCCCGTAGCTCACAAAAAAGTCCAAATGGTAGACTTACCACTGGGAGCCACAGAAGACCGAGTTTGCGGCACTATCGACATCGAAAAAGCTTTATCTGAGGGTGTCAAAGCCTTTGAACCCGGACTGCTAGCCAAGGCTAACCGAGGTATTCTCTACGTCGATGAAGTCAACTTGCTAGATGACCACCTTGTAGACGTACTACTCGACTCTGCCGCTAGTGGATGGAACACCGTAGAACGGGAAGGCATTTCCATTCGTCACCCGGCTCGTTTCGTGCTTGTAGGCTCTGGAAACCCAGAAGAAGGCGAACTCCGTCCCCAACTCCTAGACCGTTTTGGGATGCACGCAGAAATTCACACAGTAAAAGAACCTGCTTTGCGCGTGCAAATCGTTGAACAACGGGCAGAATTTGACCAAAATCCCCCGACATTTCTCGAAAAGTACAAACCCCAGCAAGAAGCACTGCAACAGCAAATTGTCAATGCTCAACAGCTTTTACCAGAAGTTAAAATTGAGTATGATTTTCGGGTGAAAATTTCTGAAGTCTGTTCAGAACTAGATGTAGATGGTTTACGGGGTGATATTGTTAGCAACCGCGCCGCCAAAGCCTTAACAGCATTTGAAGGACGCACTGAAGTTACAGTTGATGACATCCGCCGTGTAATTACCTTATGTCTACGTCACAGACTGCGGAAAGACCCCTTAGAATCGATTGATACAGGCTACAAAGTCTCAAAAGCTTTTAGTCGTGTCTTTGGTATTGAACTACCAGAAGATAATACTGCACAGAAAAATGGCACAGGTCAAAAGTTAGGAGCAAGGAGTTAGACGAGCAGGGGAGCAGGGGGCAGGGGAGAATAATTAATGACTCTTAACTTCTAATTCTTGACTCTTGACTCCTAACTCAGCACTTACTACTCAGCACTAAGCACTCAAATATGAGAATTTGGCATTTTTGGTTCAACACCTTTGTTTTATCTAGCCAATACAACCCGCCTCGGTTTGTAGAATTGTTGATGCTATTGCTAGCGATCGCTATGCTGGCAATAGCTAGTTTTTTGCCAGACAGACCATATTTAATTTTAGGTTTGAGCTTAGTAGTTGGAGCATCTATTTCCATTTTAGTGCGGGAAGCGATCGCCCCCTCACCACAGACGCAAGTCACTAAATTAACAGCATTACTATTGCTCTTCATCAGCATCTATGGGTTTGCTGACTTAATATATACCCTTTAGTTATTTGTCATTTGTACTGAGCGACTCGTGCCGAGCATCTCGACTTCGCTCGATGGAGCCGGAGCCGAGGTAAGTCGTTGGCGCAGCCTCTCGTAGAGAAGTATTTGTCATTTGTTATTGACTAATGCCCCATTCCCAATTACCACCCTTGCATTTCTACCAATTCCATAGACAAATTATTAATTTCCTCCAAATCAGGTTTGTGAGGTAGAGTAGATTGTTCGTAAACAGTTTCCATTTCGGCAACTAAATCCTCTGCCATTTTCATCACTTGTTCATAAGAATATTCACCCTTGAGGATGGCTTTTAAATCTTCAACATCACCAGCTGTCCTCCTATCTACAATCACTTCTCCTTGCCGCAATATTTCTAACCCACTGCGTAGCAATCTAATGCAGTGCATTCCATGTTTCAAGTCATAACCCGACTTTCTTTCCATTTCTGCCCTAGCCGGATTCCTGTTTGCTTGCCAAGATAAGTAAGCCTTCCACTCTCTTAAAGCGATTTGATAGTTCTGACTTTTCTGAAGCAGGCGAATAAAATCTTTACGGCTATTAGTTAAGTTTTGGGTATATTCCAAACTTTCATCGGGTAAAGTGTATTGTTTCAATACTCCTTTAAAATCAATATCAGCTGTTAGCAATTGGTATAATTGCTCAGCTTCTTCTAAAAACTCAATCCTGCCTCTGATTAAAAT
This region of Nostoc sp. UHCC 0302 genomic DNA includes:
- the bchI gene encoding magnesium chelatase ATPase subunit I, whose translation is MSPTAQSTASARRVVFPFTAIVGQEEMKLALLLNVIDPKIGGVMIMGDRGTGKSTTIRALADLLPEISVVANDPFNSDPSDPDLMSDEVRQQLEQGAEIPVAHKKVQMVDLPLGATEDRVCGTIDIEKALSEGVKAFEPGLLAKANRGILYVDEVNLLDDHLVDVLLDSAASGWNTVEREGISIRHPARFVLVGSGNPEEGELRPQLLDRFGMHAEIHTVKEPALRVQIVEQRAEFDQNPPTFLEKYKPQQEALQQQIVNAQQLLPEVKIEYDFRVKISEVCSELDVDGLRGDIVSNRAAKALTAFEGRTEVTVDDIRRVITLCLRHRLRKDPLESIDTGYKVSKAFSRVFGIELPEDNTAQKNGTGQKLGARS
- a CDS encoding nucleotidyltransferase domain-containing protein is translated as MKRIEVEQRTILVGLAGSHGYGLNRPGSDFDYRGVFIAPKKYYLGFDHIEQKDTGWDEPGIFPFIDGNKDTVIYELRKILQLLAGANPNILELLWLNNYPVLTPVGQHLVNHRQLFLSKKVKHTYTGYAFAQIKKMETHRRWLLKPPQKKPIPSDFAIEDEVPLSKDELNAFLEYLYILIRGRIEFLEEAEQLYQLLTADIDFKGVLKQYTLPDESLEYTQNLTNSRKDFIRLLQKSQNYQIALREWKAYLSWQANRNPARAEMERKSGYDLKHGMHCIRLLRSGLEILRQGEVIVDRRTAGDVEDLKAILKGEYSYEQVMKMAEDLVAEMETVYEQSTLPHKPDLEEINNLSMELVEMQGW
- a CDS encoding class I SAM-dependent methyltransferase, with the translated sequence MSKKPFQSRPFASNNPYTSNNYLSDKWQERVAQVAYRFNQQYQNQTFELPAEVQAMPIYREWVAGILAAKIASPFWEIAQPQKNQHCLDIGCGVSFLIYPWRDWQAFFYGQEVSNFARDTLNSRGSQLNSKLFKGVELGPAHHLNYSNEQFDLAIATGFSCYFPLEYWAAVLTEVKRVLKPDGLFVFDILNPEQPLAEDWAVLETYLGAEVFLEPLAEWEKIIKAAGAKVIGRQSGELFDLYKVRF